The region TGGCATCGGAACCATGGATAATGTTGCGGCCCACAGAGACTCCGTAATCTCCCCGGATAGTGCCAGGGGCGGCGGCGTGGGGATCCGTAGCGCCAATCATTTGCCGGGAAGTGGAAACCACAGAGTCACCTTCCCACACCATGGCCACCACAGGGGAAGAACAAATAAATTTCACTAAACCAGAAAAGAATGGTTTATCGTTGAGAGCTTCGTAATGTTTTTCTGCTAACTCCTGGGAAACAGTCATCACCTTCATGGCGACTAATTTGAAGCCTTTTTTCTCGAAACGGCCGACAATTTCCCCAATTAATTGCCGTTGTACCCCGTCGGGCTTGATCATGATAAATGTGCGTTCCATGGCAACCTCCTTTTGCTTTTTCTGTTAAAAAAACTTAACAATCACCCTGTATTTTACATGGTTTGGGCATCTGGATTATCTATGGTGACCAGTCCCAATCGGGAGGGCAAAAATGGCTCTGGCGATCGCCGTTGACCCTGACTGGGGAGAGGGGCGCAATAATAATCTTGGCAAAAAGCTTGACAATGGGCACCACTTTCAGCACAATGGAATACTGTGACTCGGGGCTATAGCTCAGTTGGTAGAGCACTTGCATGGCATGCAAGGGGTCAGCGGTTCGAGCCCGCTTAGCTCCATAAGGTTTTGTATTCGTTCTTGTTTGTTGGGGTTCAGGGAATTTTTCCTAATTAGGCCAATTCTGCCAATACCCCATAGTTTCGGTTGTCCTCAAGAGACGCCCGTGCAGAAAATTATTAATGCCATCTTCTAGGGGAAATGCAAAAGATGTCAGTGGGAAATGCTGCTCCATGATTTTCTGCCCAACAAATGGTGGGAGCACTTCAATCAAAATTTAAATATTGTTTTAAATATAGTTAAATTAAAAGGGAAAA is a window of Synechocystis sp. PCC 7338 DNA encoding:
- the ndk gene encoding nucleoside-diphosphate kinase, translated to MERTFIMIKPDGVQRQLIGEIVGRFEKKGFKLVAMKVMTVSQELAEKHYEALNDKPFFSGLVKFICSSPVVAMVWEGDSVVSTSRQMIGATDPHAAAPGTIRGDYGVSVGRNIIHGSDAIETAQREIALWFKEEEVNEWHATLNPWLYE